One genomic segment of Cyanobacteria bacterium FACHB-DQ100 includes these proteins:
- a CDS encoding cupin domain-containing protein, with amino-acid sequence MITTINRVTIKNITEFESKALFGATITRLLSREQLLSVGFDHVKIAKGSALEPHVHEASESFLYILEGTAIITLDEKEYSVKPGDTIYISVGASHGFRTPDEDVVLLSVQSPPIYPDDQTPDINFYNN; translated from the coding sequence ATGATTACTACAATCAACAGAGTTACGATCAAGAACATTACAGAGTTCGAGTCCAAAGCGTTGTTTGGCGCAACCATTACTCGATTATTGTCCCGTGAACAGCTTTTATCTGTGGGATTCGACCATGTGAAGATTGCTAAAGGATCTGCGCTGGAACCTCACGTTCACGAAGCTTCTGAATCTTTTCTTTACATTCTTGAAGGGACCGCAATTATCACGCTAGACGAAAAAGAGTATTCCGTTAAACCCGGAGATACGATCTATATTTCTGTGGGTGCAAGTCATGGCTTTCGGACACCCGATGAGGATGTTGTCTTGCTTTCAGTGCAGTCCCCGCCAATTTATCCAGATGATCAAACGCCAGACATCAATTTTTATAACAATTGA